One Kineococcus aurantiacus genomic window carries:
- a CDS encoding MBL fold metallo-hydrolase yields MIVETVVASAFGTNCHVVAPQAGAECVVVDPGVGVVDALADTLRRYRLKPVAVLLTHGHLDHTYSVTPVCGAHGVAATVHAADAHRLRDPLAGLGGPLRAALEATTGPVRWREPEQVVTVEHGTRTTLGGLDVSVAHAPGHTEGSVLFSVDRGGDPDLLLSGDVLFAGSIGRTDLPGGSHEAMLTSLRTRVLPLDDATEVLPGHGPATTIGRERRTNPHLLALRG; encoded by the coding sequence GTGATCGTCGAGACCGTCGTGGCGTCCGCCTTCGGGACCAACTGCCACGTCGTCGCCCCACAGGCCGGTGCCGAGTGCGTCGTGGTCGACCCCGGCGTCGGCGTGGTCGACGCGCTGGCCGACACCCTGCGCCGGTACCGCCTCAAACCCGTCGCCGTCCTCCTGACGCACGGGCACCTGGACCACACGTACTCGGTGACACCGGTCTGCGGGGCCCACGGCGTCGCGGCCACGGTCCACGCCGCCGACGCCCACCGGCTGCGCGACCCCCTGGCCGGTCTGGGGGGCCCGCTGCGGGCCGCGCTGGAGGCGACCACCGGCCCGGTCCGCTGGCGCGAGCCCGAGCAGGTCGTGACCGTCGAGCACGGCACCCGTACGACCCTGGGCGGGCTGGACGTGAGCGTCGCGCACGCCCCCGGGCACACCGAGGGGTCGGTGCTGTTCTCCGTCGACCGCGGCGGCGACCCGGACCTGCTGCTGTCCGGGGACGTGCTGTTCGCCGGCTCCATCGGGCGCACCGACCTGCCCGGCGGTTCCCACGAGGCGATGCTGACGAGCCTGCGGACCCGGGTCCTGCCGCTGGACGACGCGACCGAGGTGCTGCCCGGGCACGGGCCCGCCACGACGATCGGGCGCGAACGCCGCACCAACCCGCACCTGCTGGCGCTGCGGGGCTGA
- a CDS encoding RelA/SpoT family protein, translating to MADGTDTQASQAPAPAEPARPAPQGAIVPAPQPLPRPATAARPGPDRRRTPEAYTGPVTAGRMLSRLARFGQHRQQSVSPVLEPLLRTVRTTHPKADLSVVEKAFERAERAHDGQRRKSGDPYITHPVAVATILAELGMTPSTLAAALLHDTVEDTDYTLDTLRADFGDEIALLVDGVTKLDKVTYGDAAQAETVRKMIVAMAKDIRVLVIKLADRLHNARTWRYVSASSAEKKARETLEIYAPLAHRLGMNTIKWELEDLSFATVYPKVFDEIVRLVADRAPAREEYLQGVRNQIEDDLKSARVKATVTGRPKHYYSIYQKMIVRGRDFAEIYDLVGVRVLVDSVRDCYAVLGALHARWNPVPGRFKDYIAMPKFNMYQSLHTTVIGPEGKPVEIQIRTYNMHQRAEYGVAAHWKYKDDPNAVSAGTRPQTEMDWLKSVVDWQRESATGDFLDDLRWEIGSNQVFVFTPKGDVQQLPAGSTPVDFAYAVHTEVGHRTMGARVNGRLVPLDSALDNGDLVEVFTSKADGAGPSRDWLNFVKSPRARNKIKQHFSKERREEAIEEGKDEIARAMRKQHLPLQRLLSHDSLLVVARELNHPDVSALYAAVGERHVSAQHVVDKLIAAVGGEAAVEEDLAEATTPGRTRPSRSSGEAGVVVAGADDVWVKLARCCTPVPNDPIVGFVTRGAGVSVHRDDCENVERLRQEPERIVDVQWSSAMPTGQTRLFLVQIQVEALDRARLLSDVTRVLSDNHVNILSATVSTSRDRVALSKFSFEMAEPNHLNQVLGAVRRVDGVFDAYRVTASRPQKT from the coding sequence ATGGCAGACGGCACGGACACCCAGGCCTCGCAGGCGCCCGCCCCGGCCGAGCCGGCGCGCCCGGCCCCGCAGGGCGCCATCGTCCCGGCCCCGCAACCGCTCCCGCGCCCGGCCACCGCCGCCCGCCCGGGCCCGGACCGCCGCCGCACCCCGGAGGCGTACACCGGCCCGGTCACCGCCGGGCGCATGCTCTCGCGGCTGGCCCGCTTCGGCCAGCACCGCCAGCAGAGCGTCTCCCCGGTCCTGGAGCCCCTGCTGCGCACCGTGCGCACCACGCACCCCAAGGCCGACCTGTCGGTCGTGGAGAAGGCCTTCGAGCGGGCCGAGCGGGCCCACGACGGCCAGCGGCGCAAGAGCGGCGACCCGTACATCACCCACCCCGTCGCCGTCGCGACGATCCTGGCCGAGCTGGGGATGACGCCCTCGACGCTGGCCGCGGCGCTGCTGCACGACACCGTCGAGGACACCGACTACACCCTCGACACCCTGCGCGCCGACTTCGGCGACGAGATCGCCCTGCTCGTCGACGGCGTCACCAAGCTCGACAAGGTCACCTACGGGGACGCGGCGCAGGCCGAGACGGTCCGCAAGATGATCGTGGCGATGGCCAAGGACATCCGCGTCCTGGTCATCAAGCTCGCCGACCGGCTGCACAACGCCCGCACCTGGCGGTACGTCTCGGCCAGCTCGGCGGAGAAGAAGGCCCGCGAGACCCTGGAGATCTACGCCCCGCTGGCCCACCGGCTGGGCATGAACACCATCAAGTGGGAGCTGGAGGACCTGTCCTTCGCGACGGTCTACCCCAAGGTCTTCGACGAGATCGTCCGGCTCGTCGCCGACCGCGCCCCGGCCCGCGAGGAGTACCTGCAGGGGGTCCGCAACCAGATCGAGGACGACCTCAAGAGCGCACGGGTCAAGGCGACCGTCACGGGCCGGCCCAAGCACTACTACTCGATCTACCAGAAGATGATCGTGCGCGGCCGCGACTTCGCGGAGATCTACGACCTCGTCGGGGTGCGCGTCCTGGTGGACTCGGTCCGCGACTGCTACGCCGTCCTCGGTGCGCTGCACGCGCGCTGGAACCCGGTCCCGGGCCGGTTCAAGGACTACATCGCGATGCCCAAGTTCAACATGTACCAGTCGCTGCACACGACGGTCATCGGGCCCGAGGGCAAGCCCGTCGAGATCCAGATCCGCACCTACAACATGCACCAGCGCGCCGAGTACGGCGTCGCGGCGCACTGGAAGTACAAGGACGACCCCAACGCCGTCAGCGCCGGGACGCGCCCGCAGACCGAGATGGACTGGCTGAAGTCCGTCGTGGACTGGCAGCGGGAGTCGGCCACGGGCGACTTCCTCGACGACCTGCGCTGGGAGATCGGGTCCAACCAGGTCTTCGTCTTCACGCCCAAGGGCGACGTCCAGCAGCTCCCCGCCGGCTCGACGCCCGTCGACTTCGCCTACGCCGTCCACACCGAGGTCGGGCACCGCACGATGGGGGCCCGCGTCAACGGCCGCCTCGTCCCGCTGGACTCCGCCCTCGACAACGGCGACCTGGTCGAGGTCTTCACCTCCAAGGCCGACGGGGCCGGTCCCAGCCGCGACTGGCTGAACTTCGTCAAGAGCCCGCGGGCGCGCAACAAGATCAAGCAGCACTTCTCGAAGGAACGCCGCGAGGAGGCGATCGAGGAGGGCAAGGACGAGATCGCCCGCGCGATGCGCAAGCAGCACCTGCCGCTGCAGCGGCTGCTGTCGCACGACTCCCTGCTGGTCGTGGCCCGCGAGCTGAACCACCCCGACGTGTCCGCGCTGTACGCGGCGGTGGGGGAGCGGCACGTCTCGGCGCAGCACGTCGTCGACAAGCTCATCGCCGCCGTCGGCGGGGAGGCCGCGGTCGAGGAGGACCTCGCCGAGGCCACCACGCCCGGCCGGACCCGCCCCTCGCGCAGCAGCGGCGAGGCCGGTGTCGTCGTGGCCGGCGCCGACGACGTGTGGGTCAAGCTCGCCCGCTGCTGCACGCCCGTGCCGAACGACCCCATCGTGGGTTTCGTGACGCGCGGGGCGGGTGTCTCGGTGCACCGCGACGACTGCGAGAACGTCGAGCGGCTGCGCCAGGAACCCGAGCGCATCGTCGACGTGCAGTGGTCCTCGGCGATGCCGACCGGCCAGACCCGCCTGTTCCTGGTGCAGATCCAGGTCGAGGCGCTCGACCGGGCGCGGCTGCTCTCGGACGTGACGCGGGTCCTGTCGGACAACCACGTGAACATCCTCTCCGCGACCGTCAGCACCAGCCGGGACCGGGTGGCCCTGTCGAAGTTCTCCTTCGAGATGGCCGAACCGAACCACCTCAACCAGGTGCTCGGGGCGGTGCGCCGGGTCGACGGCGTGTTCGACGCCTACCGCGTCACGGCGTCGCGGCCGCAGAAGACCTGA
- a CDS encoding DUF349 domain-containing protein, translated as MRQVTEQPQEPASAQDVPDTSETPTPAADATPQETAQDAVQDSAQDAAPDAAPDGVDTQDAVGVPEAPGVPEPVDAAPGESGEPAPDPAPAQGGAPVPSPGPRPTPGPTPGPGAVRPAPRPAPVPPVAAPAAEPVAEVGHTTNVDREAAAAFGRVDENGTVWVRRADGEHEVGAYPDATPEEAIAYFVRKYEEVVAQVDLFEQRLRSTELAGKDIVSGVSALRTALAETRAVGDLDHLAARVEALATVADEARAAADRARAAHREQLRTARLAIVEEAEAVAAQDPEKVQWRAAGERLRELFEQWKAAQREGRLDKRSEDELWKRFSHARSAFDKMRRHHFAALGEQRNTIRSEKETLVAEAEALSSSTDWRGTTNAYRALMDRWKAAGRLGRKDDDALWDRFRAAQDVFFAARTAANDAVDEEFRDNLVVKEQLLAEAEALLPIKDLGAAKKALGSIQDRWEAAGKVPRADLGRVEGRLRAVETAVRDAEQARWSRSNPETKARAGGLAGQLESAIRDLEADVEKARAKGDARALARAEEALRARRAWLDAAQATLRDAH; from the coding sequence ATGAGGCAGGTGACCGAGCAGCCCCAGGAGCCGGCGTCCGCCCAGGACGTGCCGGACACCTCCGAGACCCCCACCCCCGCCGCGGACGCGACCCCGCAGGAGACCGCGCAGGACGCCGTGCAGGACAGCGCGCAGGACGCCGCGCCGGACGCCGCGCCGGACGGCGTGGACACCCAGGACGCCGTGGGCGTCCCGGAGGCCCCCGGGGTCCCCGAACCGGTGGACGCGGCGCCCGGTGAGTCCGGCGAACCGGCTCCCGACCCGGCTCCCGCGCAGGGCGGGGCCCCCGTGCCGTCGCCGGGGCCCCGCCCCACGCCGGGCCCCACGCCGGGCCCGGGAGCGGTGCGCCCGGCTCCCCGCCCCGCGCCGGTGCCCCCGGTCGCCGCGCCCGCCGCCGAGCCGGTGGCCGAGGTCGGGCACACGACGAACGTGGACCGCGAGGCCGCGGCCGCCTTCGGCCGGGTCGACGAGAACGGCACCGTGTGGGTGCGCCGCGCCGACGGTGAGCACGAGGTGGGCGCCTACCCCGACGCGACCCCCGAGGAGGCGATCGCCTACTTCGTGCGCAAGTACGAGGAGGTCGTCGCCCAGGTCGACCTCTTCGAGCAGCGGCTGCGCAGCACCGAGCTGGCCGGCAAGGACATCGTCTCCGGGGTGAGCGCGCTGCGCACGGCCCTGGCCGAGACCCGCGCCGTGGGCGACCTGGACCACCTGGCGGCCCGCGTGGAGGCGCTGGCGACGGTGGCCGACGAGGCCCGCGCCGCCGCCGACCGGGCCCGCGCGGCGCACCGCGAGCAGCTGCGCACCGCGCGGCTGGCCATCGTGGAGGAGGCCGAGGCCGTCGCCGCCCAGGACCCCGAGAAGGTCCAGTGGCGCGCCGCGGGTGAGCGGCTGCGGGAGCTGTTCGAGCAGTGGAAGGCCGCCCAGCGCGAGGGCCGCCTGGACAAGCGCTCCGAGGACGAGCTGTGGAAGCGCTTCAGCCACGCGCGCAGCGCCTTCGACAAGATGCGCCGCCACCACTTCGCCGCCCTCGGGGAGCAGCGGAACACCATCCGCAGCGAGAAGGAGACGCTCGTCGCCGAGGCCGAGGCCCTGTCGAGCTCGACGGACTGGCGGGGCACCACCAACGCCTACCGGGCCCTGATGGACCGCTGGAAGGCCGCGGGCCGGCTGGGCCGCAAGGACGACGACGCGCTGTGGGACCGCTTCCGCGCCGCGCAGGACGTCTTCTTCGCCGCCCGCACGGCCGCCAACGACGCCGTGGACGAGGAGTTCCGCGACAACCTCGTCGTCAAGGAGCAGCTGCTCGCCGAGGCCGAGGCGCTGCTGCCGATCAAGGACCTGGGCGCGGCCAAGAAGGCCCTGGGCAGCATCCAGGACCGCTGGGAGGCGGCGGGCAAGGTCCCGCGCGCCGACCTCGGGCGCGTCGAGGGCCGCCTGCGGGCGGTCGAGACGGCCGTCCGCGACGCCGAGCAGGCCCGCTGGTCGCGCAGCAACCCCGAGACCAAGGCCCGCGCCGGCGGGCTGGCCGGTCAGCTCGAGAGCGCGATCCGCGACCTCGAGGCGGACGTGGAGAAGGCCCGCGCCAAGGGTGACGCCCGGGCACTGGCCCGCGCCGAGGAGGCCCTGCGGGCGCGGCGGGCCTGGCTCGACGCCGCCCAGGCCACGCTGCGCGACGCGCACTGA
- a CDS encoding adenine phosphoribosyltransferase, translating into MNVGVDLPDADGVAAAVATGFRDVPDFPRPGVLFKDMTPLLADPVAFGRVTAALAGLARDLEAGAVAGIEARGFMLAAPAAERAGLAFWPVRKAGKLPPPVLRRDYDLEYGTAALELATSVVRPGERVLLVDDVLATGGTARAACELLEEAGAQVAAVVVLLELGSLGGRPQLGDRPLVALRTLP; encoded by the coding sequence GTGAACGTCGGCGTCGACCTGCCCGACGCCGACGGGGTCGCCGCGGCGGTCGCCACGGGGTTCCGCGACGTCCCCGACTTCCCCCGGCCCGGCGTGCTGTTCAAGGACATGACGCCGCTGCTGGCCGACCCGGTGGCCTTCGGCCGCGTCACGGCGGCCCTGGCCGGTCTCGCGCGGGACCTGGAGGCCGGTGCGGTCGCCGGGATCGAGGCGCGGGGGTTCATGCTCGCCGCGCCCGCCGCCGAGCGCGCCGGGCTGGCCTTCTGGCCGGTGCGCAAGGCCGGCAAGCTGCCGCCGCCGGTGCTGCGCCGCGACTACGACCTGGAGTACGGCACCGCCGCCCTGGAGCTGGCCACCTCGGTGGTCCGCCCGGGTGAGCGGGTCCTGCTCGTCGACGACGTCCTGGCCACCGGCGGCACCGCGCGGGCGGCCTGCGAGCTGCTGGAGGAGGCCGGGGCGCAGGTCGCCGCGGTCGTCGTCCTGCTCGAGCTGGGGTCCCTGGGCGGCCGCCCGCAGCTGGGGGACCGGCCCCTGGTGGCGCTGCGCACGCTGCCCTGA
- the secD gene encoding protein translocase subunit SecD, producing MSNDRPTGPPRVRRGAPIRRPHPGRTLVALVLVVVAVFAAVGAGSIWSDARWSPGLALDLEGGTQVVLTPRSLSGQQVPTEQVQRAADIIRQRVDATGLSETEVQVQGGQNISVSIPGAATREQLDLISQSAQLRMRVVLYDEPVAPAAAPTEGSTAAPTETAAPTDTATPTDPAAPTGSATPGDAASASPTQSSDGAAAPAALQAATTAPADPAAPAPADPAAPAATSTPPSLADIATPTPTGPAQPTGTPSPAPTDASDQAWLNDPQLVTLFQNLDCADPTQRQGGVVDDPTRPLVTCSQDGTYKYVLGPAELEGTQLVSATSAQATNSQGFTTGSWVVRLKFNSAGAEAFSALTTRISTLEAPRNQFAAVLDGLVITAPSVDQRFGADVDIEGSFTQESSEALAQQLQFGALPVSFVVQTQDQVSATLGSDQLRNGLIAGLVGLVLVVAYSLVQYRALGLVTIGSLVLAAALNYGVLLLLSWLQGFRLSLAGVAGLIVAIGVTADSFILFFERVRDEIRDGRILSSAVEAGWHRARRTILVSDAVSLLSAVVLYVLAVGNVRGFAYTLGITTIIDVLVVVLFTHPVVALLARTKFFGGGHKLSGFDPEHLGSVVARHALHHGEHRPTVAERRRAEREAARQEARSGAGSGQTSGDDENGTDS from the coding sequence GTGTCCAACGACCGGCCCACCGGGCCCCCGCGCGTGCGCCGTGGCGCACCCATCCGCCGACCCCACCCCGGCCGCACCCTGGTGGCCCTGGTGCTCGTCGTCGTCGCCGTCTTCGCGGCGGTGGGGGCAGGATCGATCTGGAGCGACGCCAGGTGGTCCCCGGGCCTGGCGCTCGACCTCGAGGGCGGGACGCAGGTCGTCCTGACCCCCCGCTCGCTGTCCGGCCAGCAGGTCCCCACCGAGCAGGTGCAGCGCGCCGCCGACATCATCCGCCAGCGCGTCGACGCCACGGGGCTGTCCGAGACCGAGGTGCAGGTCCAGGGCGGGCAGAACATCTCGGTGTCCATCCCGGGCGCCGCCACCCGTGAGCAGCTCGACCTCATCTCCCAGTCGGCGCAGCTGCGGATGCGCGTCGTGCTCTACGACGAGCCCGTCGCCCCGGCCGCGGCCCCGACCGAGGGGTCCACCGCGGCGCCCACCGAGACCGCGGCCCCCACCGACACCGCGACCCCCACCGACCCCGCGGCGCCCACCGGCAGCGCGACGCCGGGCGACGCCGCGAGCGCCAGCCCGACGCAGAGCTCGGACGGCGCGGCGGCCCCCGCGGCCCTGCAGGCGGCCACGACGGCCCCCGCCGACCCGGCCGCCCCGGCCCCGGCCGACCCCGCCGCCCCGGCCGCCACGAGCACCCCGCCGTCGCTGGCCGACATCGCCACGCCCACGCCCACCGGCCCGGCCCAGCCGACCGGCACCCCCAGCCCCGCGCCGACCGACGCCAGCGACCAGGCCTGGCTGAACGACCCGCAGCTGGTGACGCTCTTCCAGAACCTCGACTGCGCCGACCCCACCCAGCGCCAGGGCGGCGTCGTCGACGACCCGACCCGGCCCCTGGTCACCTGCAGCCAGGACGGCACGTACAAGTACGTCCTGGGCCCGGCCGAGCTGGAGGGCACCCAGCTGGTCAGCGCCACCTCGGCGCAGGCCACCAACAGCCAGGGCTTCACCACGGGCTCGTGGGTCGTGCGGCTGAAGTTCAACTCCGCCGGCGCCGAGGCGTTCTCGGCGCTCACGACCCGCATCTCCACCCTGGAGGCCCCCCGCAACCAGTTCGCGGCGGTCCTGGACGGGCTCGTCATCACCGCGCCGAGCGTCGACCAGCGCTTCGGGGCCGACGTCGACATCGAGGGCAGCTTCACCCAGGAGTCCTCCGAGGCCCTGGCCCAGCAGCTGCAGTTCGGCGCGCTGCCGGTCTCCTTCGTCGTCCAGACCCAAGACCAGGTCTCGGCCACCCTGGGCTCGGACCAGCTCCGCAACGGCCTCATCGCCGGGCTCGTCGGGCTCGTCCTCGTCGTGGCGTACTCGCTCGTGCAGTACCGCGCCCTGGGGCTGGTGACCATCGGCAGCCTCGTGCTGGCCGCGGCGCTGAACTACGGCGTCCTGCTGCTGCTGAGCTGGCTGCAGGGCTTCCGGCTCAGCCTCGCCGGGGTCGCCGGCCTCATCGTCGCCATCGGCGTCACGGCCGACTCCTTCATCCTCTTCTTCGAGCGCGTGCGCGACGAGATCCGCGACGGGCGCATCCTGTCCTCGGCCGTCGAGGCCGGCTGGCACCGCGCCCGGCGCACCATCCTCGTCTCCGACGCCGTCAGCCTGCTGTCGGCCGTCGTGCTCTACGTCCTCGCGGTCGGCAACGTGCGCGGGTTCGCCTACACCCTGGGGATCACGACGATCATCGACGTCCTCGTCGTCGTGCTCTTCACCCACCCCGTCGTCGCCCTGCTGGCCAGGACGAAGTTCTTCGGCGGCGGGCACAAGCTGTCCGGCTTCGACCCCGAGCACCTCGGCTCGGTCGTGGCCCGGCACGCGCTGCACCACGGCGAGCACCGGCCCACGGTCGCCGAACGGCGCCGGGCCGAGCGCGAGGCCGCCCGCCAGGAGGCGCGCAGCGGCGCCGGGAGCGGTCAGACCAGCGGGGACGACGAGAACGGGACCGATTCCTGA
- a CDS encoding GTP-binding protein has translation MRSEPRKIVVTGPFGAGKTTFATTLTDGLGGGTLVTTETGVSDETAALKTSTTVALDHTSVVVPAGPASAWPDTPVNLFGTPGQERFSFMWDLLARNMHAYLVLVDASRSASIAQAAGIVSAFARLAPACPRLVAVSRWPDPAGTRGQLAHLLGTTPSALVACDPRDLGQCTAVLRLLLDGVHTLESRRAQAATEGAHP, from the coding sequence GTGCGCAGCGAACCCCGCAAGATCGTCGTCACCGGACCCTTCGGGGCGGGCAAGACGACCTTCGCCACCACCCTCACCGACGGCCTCGGCGGCGGCACGCTCGTCACCACCGAGACCGGGGTCAGCGACGAGACCGCGGCCCTGAAGACGTCCACGACCGTCGCCCTCGACCACACCAGCGTCGTCGTGCCCGCGGGCCCCGCCTCGGCCTGGCCCGACACCCCCGTCAACCTCTTCGGCACCCCGGGGCAGGAGCGGTTCTCCTTCATGTGGGACCTGCTGGCGCGCAACATGCACGCCTACCTCGTCCTCGTCGACGCCAGCCGCTCCGCCAGCATCGCCCAGGCCGCCGGCATCGTCAGCGCCTTCGCGCGCCTGGCGCCCGCCTGCCCGCGCCTGGTCGCCGTCAGCCGCTGGCCCGACCCCGCCGGCACCCGCGGGCAGCTGGCCCACCTGCTCGGCACCACCCCCTCGGCCCTCGTCGCCTGCGACCCCCGCGACCTCGGCCAGTGCACCGCCGTCCTGCGCCTGCTGCTCGACGGTGTCCACACGCTCGAGAGCCGGCGTGCGCAGGCCGCCACCGAGGGAGCGCACCCGTGA
- the secF gene encoding protein translocase subunit SecF — MGMAQLGNRLYTGESSFDFVGRRKLWFLIAAALVLVSAVLLWKPGLTYGIEFEGGAEFRVSGSTDLEAARQAVEAVLPDTVPTVTTAGDGVRVQTENLTTAQLDDIKGELAQRLDVDPAEVTSSSIGPSWGADVTNKALTGLVAFLVIVSIVMAVYFRAWTMAVASLVALFHDLVITAGVYALVGFEVTPASVIGFLTILGYSLYDTVVVFDKVRENTEEAFLQRDRTFGEAANHAVNQTVVRSVNTTVVALLPVAAILFIGDLLLGAGTLRDISLALFVGMLVGAYSSIFVATPLLVVLRGREARVRQLDRDVRDGVRPAAPAAAE, encoded by the coding sequence ATGGGCATGGCGCAACTGGGCAACCGGCTCTACACCGGTGAGTCCTCCTTCGACTTCGTCGGGCGCAGGAAGCTGTGGTTCCTCATCGCCGCGGCCCTCGTGCTGGTCTCCGCGGTGCTGCTGTGGAAGCCGGGCCTGACGTACGGCATCGAGTTCGAGGGCGGCGCGGAGTTCCGCGTCAGCGGGTCGACCGACCTGGAGGCCGCGCGGCAGGCCGTGGAGGCCGTGCTGCCGGACACGGTGCCGACCGTCACCACGGCCGGCGACGGCGTGCGCGTGCAGACGGAGAACCTCACCACGGCCCAGCTCGACGACATCAAGGGCGAGCTCGCGCAGCGGCTCGACGTCGACCCCGCCGAGGTGACCTCCTCGAGCATCGGGCCCAGCTGGGGCGCCGACGTGACGAACAAGGCCCTCACCGGCCTGGTCGCCTTCCTCGTCATCGTCTCCATCGTCATGGCGGTCTACTTCCGGGCCTGGACGATGGCGGTGGCCTCCCTCGTCGCGCTGTTCCACGACCTCGTCATCACCGCCGGCGTCTACGCGCTGGTCGGGTTCGAGGTCACCCCCGCGTCGGTCATCGGGTTCCTGACGATCCTCGGCTACTCCCTCTACGACACCGTCGTGGTGTTCGACAAGGTGCGCGAGAACACCGAGGAGGCGTTCCTCCAGCGCGACCGGACCTTCGGCGAGGCCGCCAACCACGCCGTCAACCAGACCGTCGTGCGGTCGGTGAACACGACCGTCGTGGCCCTGCTGCCCGTCGCGGCCATCCTGTTCATCGGGGACCTGCTGCTGGGCGCCGGGACCCTGCGCGACATCAGCCTGGCGCTGTTCGTCGGGATGCTCGTGGGGGCCTACTCCTCGATCTTCGTGGCGACGCCGCTGCTGGTCGTCCTGCGCGGGCGCGAGGCGCGGGTCCGCCAGCTCGACCGGGACGTGCGCGACGGGGTCCGCCCCGCCGCGCCGGCGGCCGCCGAGTGA
- the yajC gene encoding preprotein translocase subunit YajC, whose translation MGGSSSSLFFLLIMAALLVFMFSRTRKQQKAQQEMRNSIAPGAEVMTTSGMFGRVVETSAEEIVIEIAPGLRTRWTPRAVARVVTPGTGVTSSEQVPDSLEGLDLTKRDRDTPGDDAAGGASRAQ comes from the coding sequence GTGGGTGGTAGCAGCAGCTCGTTGTTCTTCCTGCTGATCATGGCCGCCTTGCTGGTGTTCATGTTCAGCCGGACGCGCAAGCAGCAGAAGGCCCAGCAGGAGATGCGCAACAGCATCGCGCCGGGCGCGGAGGTCATGACGACGTCCGGGATGTTCGGCCGGGTGGTCGAGACGTCGGCGGAGGAGATCGTCATCGAGATCGCCCCGGGCCTGCGCACGCGCTGGACCCCGCGCGCCGTCGCGCGCGTCGTCACCCCGGGGACCGGGGTGACCTCCTCGGAGCAGGTGCCCGACTCCCTCGAGGGGCTCGACCTGACCAAGCGGGACCGGGACACGCCGGGCGACGACGCCGCCGGCGGTGCGTCACGTGCACAGTGA
- the ruvB gene encoding Holliday junction branch migration DNA helicase RuvB produces MSERLVTTGADDRERAAESALRPHGLDEFVGQQVVREQLSLVLDAAKVRGAPSDHVLFSGPPGLGKTTLAMIVASEMGAPLRQSSGPAIQHAGDLAAVLSSLDEGEVLFLDEIHRMARPAEEMLYIAMEDFRVDVVVGKGPGATAIPLELPKFTLVGATTRAGLLPAPLRDRFGFTGYLDFYSTEELVKVLRRSASLLGVQLTAEGAAEIGSRSRGTPRIANRLLRRVRDWAQVRGSGIVDRAAARAALEVYEVDERGLDRLDRAVLDALCRRFGGGPVGLSTLAVVVGEEAETVETVAEPFLVREGLLGRTPRGRIALPDTWAHLGLTPPRDAPAGAAWQLALDEAEPQGDAGA; encoded by the coding sequence GTGAGCGAGCGGCTGGTGACCACCGGGGCCGACGACCGCGAGCGCGCGGCGGAGTCCGCGCTGCGCCCGCACGGCCTGGACGAGTTCGTCGGGCAGCAGGTCGTGCGCGAGCAGCTCTCGCTCGTCCTGGACGCCGCCAAGGTGCGCGGCGCCCCCAGCGACCACGTGCTGTTCTCCGGCCCGCCCGGACTGGGCAAGACGACGCTGGCGATGATCGTGGCCTCGGAGATGGGCGCGCCGCTGCGGCAGTCCAGCGGCCCGGCCATCCAGCACGCGGGGGACCTCGCCGCCGTCCTGAGCTCCCTGGACGAGGGGGAGGTCCTGTTCCTCGACGAGATCCACCGCATGGCCCGGCCGGCGGAGGAGATGCTCTACATCGCCATGGAGGACTTCCGGGTCGACGTCGTCGTGGGCAAGGGGCCGGGGGCGACGGCCATCCCGCTGGAGCTGCCGAAGTTCACCCTCGTCGGGGCGACGACGCGGGCCGGTCTGCTGCCGGCGCCGCTGCGCGACCGGTTCGGCTTCACCGGCTACCTGGACTTCTACTCGACCGAGGAGCTGGTGAAGGTGCTGCGCCGCAGCGCTTCCCTGCTGGGGGTGCAGCTGACGGCCGAGGGGGCCGCCGAGATCGGCAGCCGGTCGCGGGGGACGCCGCGCATCGCCAACCGGCTGCTGCGCCGGGTCCGCGACTGGGCGCAGGTGCGCGGGTCGGGGATCGTGGACCGGGCCGCGGCCCGCGCCGCGCTGGAGGTCTACGAGGTCGACGAGCGGGGCCTGGACCGCCTCGACCGCGCGGTGCTCGACGCGCTGTGCCGCCGCTTCGGCGGGGGCCCGGTGGGGCTGTCGACGCTCGCGGTGGTCGTGGGGGAGGAGGCCGAGACGGTGGAGACCGTGGCCGAGCCGTTCCTCGTGCGCGAGGGGCTGCTGGGGCGGACCCCGCGCGGGCGCATCGCGCTGCCCGACACGTGGGCGCACCTGGGACTGACCCCGCCGCGGGACGCGCCGGCGGGCGCGGCGTGGCAGCTCGCCCTCGACGAGGCGGAGCCGCAGGGGGACGCGGGGGCGTGA